Proteins encoded within one genomic window of Panicum virgatum strain AP13 chromosome 1N, P.virgatum_v5, whole genome shotgun sequence:
- the LOC120657463 gene encoding protein HEADING DATE REPRESSOR 1-like isoform X1, which yields MNELPSSHVLEVMCALDFNWGGALTIDLTNNMYVPANGRSLQQEPDKDATEEVNEQAQGESMKIEDLTDTTDTAEDVQPDPKANLSEKRKALFEPLEPINGKRSAEMLLPPPDFEPASYPKGWLVGKKRKLVNVDVVESMRRIAIQEMNRKDREINGLNEQLEEDSRVLELLQKQLADERKKRAEIEKENSMLHEQVSMLMNMLDENEGFDEEGEAPPPDSFD from the exons ATGAATGAACTTCCATCTAGTCATGTTCTAGAGGTCATGTGTGCATTAGATTTTAACTGGGGAGGTGCACTGACAATTGATCTGACTAACAATATGTATGTTCCAGCCAATGGCCGGAGCTTGCAACAAGAACCTGACAAAGATGCTACCGAAGAAGTGAATGAGCAGGCTCAAGGGGAATCCATGAAGATCGAGGATTTAACAGATACAACAGACACAGCTGAGGATGTTCAACCAGACCCAAAAGCTAACTTATCTGAGAAGCGGAAGGCTCTTTTTGAGCCTCTGGAACCTATCAATGGCAAGCGCAGTGCTGAAATGCTGCTTCCGCCACCTGACTTTGAGCCCGCATCATATCCCAAGGGGTGGTTGGTTGGCAAGAAGCGCAAGCTCGTCAATGTTGATGTTGTGGAGAGCATGAGGAGGATTGCAATCCAAGAAATGAACAGAAAG GACCGTGAAATCAATGGACTGAACGAGCAGCTAGAGGAAGACTCCCGCGTGCTAGAGCTTCTCCAGAAGCAGCTAGCAGATGAACGCAAGAAGCGGGCAGAGATAGAGAAGGAGAACTCTATGCTTCATGAGCAGGTGTCCATGCTGATGAACATGCTTGACGAAAATGAGGGCTTCGATGAGGAAGGAGAAGCTCCACCTCCCGATTCCTTTGATTAA
- the LOC120657462 gene encoding uncharacterized protein LOC120657462, whose product MPHASRPSNPPAAAAAAATGGTAKNVSSKTGHSTPSCSAPAYKSFRPVTRSMTCVPAPISASPDLKEEGSASRSSRRSISDASFSIQSAASRPTVTNARTPYKVTSSGWKPLNQPVALSEERKCASLTTAKRSRVASSRAVKDSANHSASKANLNVPIGKKYRDENMSQGDQLDGAVMPSPPKKLQTYKDPSDSPSIRKSTIRILGGQSATPLPTGKSVVETVKNLASIPAKVVSASTNDISQSVPLLAQQQQPDTAKNSSVITQTIANERSQVNQLAARVVKLPRQNLLSDHGKKPSNVPIVPTQVSGLAGATAPLVTPKLEIGKVQNTSSIMSNPSYARALLIKQQERLLQQYKLGTSQHQEQQQQHQLYIKGPALFETDEAPPVEPLGTRCQLCKLDVAFQPQGDAGRDANAPPVVAVMACHHAFHSSCIESIYGLAEPAECLACVETGAVH is encoded by the exons ATGCCGCACGCCTCGAGGCCCTCCaatcccccggcggcggcggcggccgccgccaccggcggcaCCGCAAAGAATG TGAGCAGCAAGACTGGCCACTCCACCCCATCTTGCAGCGCACCTGCTTATAAGTCATTTCGCCCTGTTACTCGTTCTATGACCTGTGTGCCTGCTCCTATCTCGGCTTCACCTGACTTGAAGGAAGAAGGATCTGCTAGCAGGAGCTCCCGTAGAAGTATTTCAGATGCTTCTTTCAGCATTCAATCAGCTGCGTCACGGCCAACTGTAACTAATGCCCGGACCCCTTATAAAGTGACTTCATCTGGTTGGAAGCCTCTTAATCAGCCTGTTGCTCTGAGTGAAGAGCGAAAATGTGCAAGTCTTACTACTGCTAAGCGGTCCAGAGTTGCTTCCTCCCGAGCTGTCAAAGATTCGGCCAATCATTCAGCTTCCAAAGCTAACTTAAATGTTCCAATAG GCAAAAAGTACCGAGATGAAAACATGAGCCAGGGCGATCAGTTGGATGGGGCAGTCATGCCATCTCCTCCAAAGAAGCTACAAACATACAAAGACCCTTCAGATTCACCTTCAATAAGGAAATCAACTATCAGAATCCTGGGTGGCCAAAGCGCTACTCCACTTCCCACAGGGAAATCTGTAGTTGAGACTGTAAAGAATCTTGCTAGTATACCAGCAAAAGTGGTTTCTGCTAGTACAAACGACATCAGTCAGTCAGTTCCATTGCttgcacagcagcagcaacctgACACAGCAAAAAACTCCAGTGTCATCACACAAACTATTGCCAATGAAAGGAGTCAAGTCAATCAGTTGGCTGCTAGAGTTGTTAAATTGCCCAGGCAAAACCTTCTATCTGATCATGGAAAGAAGCCTTCCAATGTACCCATAGTGCCTACCCAGGTCAGTGGGTTGGCTGGAGCAACTGCTCCGTTGGTTACACCGAAGTTAGAAATCGGAAAGGTACAAAACACTTCCAGTATTATGTCGAACCCTTCTTACGCTAGGGCACTTCTAATCAAGCAGCAAGAGCGGCTGCTACAACAATATAAATTGGGTACCTCACAGCACCAggagcaacagcaacaacatcaGCTCTACATCAAAGGGCCAG CTCTGTTTGAGACTGATGAGGCACCACCAGTCGAACCATTGGGAACGAGGTGCCAGCTCTGCAAACTTGATGTCGCTTTCCAGCCACAAGGGGATGCTGGCCGTGATGCAAATGCTCCTCCAGTTGTCGCAGTTATGGCATGCCACCATGCATTTCACAGCAGCTGCATTGAGTCTATTTACGGACTTGCTGAGCCTGCCGAGTGCCTGGCCTGTGTTGAGACTGGGGCAGTGCACTGA
- the LOC120657463 gene encoding protein HEADING DATE REPRESSOR 1-like isoform X2, whose protein sequence is MEDPTPADPPRIFWKSRRSANGRSLQQEPDKDATEEVNEQAQGESMKIEDLTDTTDTAEDVQPDPKANLSEKRKALFEPLEPINGKRSAEMLLPPPDFEPASYPKGWLVGKKRKLVNVDVVESMRRIAIQEMNRKDREINGLNEQLEEDSRVLELLQKQLADERKKRAEIEKENSMLHEQVSMLMNMLDENEGFDEEGEAPPPDSFD, encoded by the exons ATGGAGGACCCCACTCCTGCTGATCCCCCAAGGATTTTCTGGAAGTCCAGGAGATCAG CCAATGGCCGGAGCTTGCAACAAGAACCTGACAAAGATGCTACCGAAGAAGTGAATGAGCAGGCTCAAGGGGAATCCATGAAGATCGAGGATTTAACAGATACAACAGACACAGCTGAGGATGTTCAACCAGACCCAAAAGCTAACTTATCTGAGAAGCGGAAGGCTCTTTTTGAGCCTCTGGAACCTATCAATGGCAAGCGCAGTGCTGAAATGCTGCTTCCGCCACCTGACTTTGAGCCCGCATCATATCCCAAGGGGTGGTTGGTTGGCAAGAAGCGCAAGCTCGTCAATGTTGATGTTGTGGAGAGCATGAGGAGGATTGCAATCCAAGAAATGAACAGAAAG GACCGTGAAATCAATGGACTGAACGAGCAGCTAGAGGAAGACTCCCGCGTGCTAGAGCTTCTCCAGAAGCAGCTAGCAGATGAACGCAAGAAGCGGGCAGAGATAGAGAAGGAGAACTCTATGCTTCATGAGCAGGTGTCCATGCTGATGAACATGCTTGACGAAAATGAGGGCTTCGATGAGGAAGGAGAAGCTCCACCTCCCGATTCCTTTGATTAA